Part of the Caulifigura coniformis genome, GCTTGAGGCTCGGGGGAAGCACCAGGTGCGGCGCGATCTCGTTCGAATACTGCTCCAGCCCCCAGGCGAGCGTCGCCGGACGCAGAAACTCGCGGGGACGGAATTCCACCGCCACCACCGACTCGCCCGCCCCATCTAGCGCGGCCGCCGAGCCTTTGGACAACTTCATCGGCGGTGAAGGCCGGCGGGTGATCGCCTCGACCTCTCCGTCGATCACATGCACCTGGCTGGGCCCCCGCGGGTCCACGGAGACCCCGAATTCCGTCCCATGATCGACGTACCGCCCCCCCGCTGTCTCCACAGAGAAGCCGCGGGCCTGCTCCGGCACCGAGAACGTGCCACACCCCGATTCAAACTGGCAGGCATTCGACGACATGATCCGCAGCCGGGAAGTCCCTCCCTCAGCCGACACCAGGCACGCACGCACTCCCGATTCAAATTCAAGCTCGACCGATCCCCCCGTAAAATCGAGGACGTCCCCCGCACGAAGCGTGTCTCCCTCCCCCGGGATCAGACCGGAGTCGGTCCACCGGACATCCCCCAGGCGGACAATCCGTGCCGCGATCGGTGCGGCCGCGGGTTCAGGAACCGTGACATCCGGCGCGGACGCCACAGGGACACGGTCCGCAATGACCGGCAGCGGTCCGTTCCCTGGCCAGAACCGCCAGGCAACCAACGCCATCACCGCCGCCGCAACCCCGGCGAGCACTGCCTTCCGCGACCGGGGATGTCGGGCGCTCCGGGCCACCGTCTCGGCCGGCGCCAGTCCTCCGGCCTCCTCCAGCAGGTCGAAATGCAGATCCAGGTACTCGATGTAGACGAGCCGGGCCTCCGGATCGTGACGCAGCCGCTCCTGAAACTTGTGCACCGACGCCGCATCGAGCTGACCGGCGATGAACGCATCGATCGTCTCGAGCCATTGCGTCGATTGGGAAGGACGAAGCGTCACCGTTCCTCCTGGTGCAGGCGATGGCTGACGCAGCGGTACAACCGCACCCGGATTCGCCGAAGCGCCTTGTAGACGGCGTCGCGGGTCCGCCCGCTTCCGGCGGCCTGCTCCGCCGGATTCGAGTTCCCTCCATAACACGCCTGCAGAAGCGCCGCGTCGGCCGCCGGCAGGTGCTTCAGGCAGCTCTTGAGCGCGCCTCGCCTCAGTTCGAGCAGTTCATCCGCCGCCGCCCGGGTCCAAGCGATCTTGGCCAGCAGGTCATCATCGAAAATCACAGGCCGGCTGTGCTGCAGCCTCCGGAAATTGCGGGCGACGTTCCTCGCGATCGTCCGCGCCCACCGGCCAAATTCCTCATGGGGAGCCTCCCCCTCGCCATCGAACTCCGAATACTTGGCCCACAGCAGCATCGACGTCTGCTGCATCAGGTCGTCCGCCGCCGCCGGATCCGCCACGAACGCCAGCAACAGCCCGTACACCGAACGATAATTCCGCGTGTACAGGCCGAGAAACTCCGCCTGCCGGGCCTCCTCCCCCGAGGAAACACCCTCCTCGAACCCATCGACGACGGGCAGCGACGTCTCGGCCGTATCGGC contains:
- a CDS encoding FecR family protein; its protein translation is MTLRPSQSTQWLETIDAFIAGQLDAASVHKFQERLRHDPEARLVYIEYLDLHFDLLEEAGGLAPAETVARSARHPRSRKAVLAGVAAAVMALVAWRFWPGNGPLPVIADRVPVASAPDVTVPEPAAAPIAARIVRLGDVRWTDSGLIPGEGDTLRAGDVLDFTGGSVELEFESGVRACLVSAEGGTSRLRIMSSNACQFESGCGTFSVPEQARGFSVETAGGRYVDHGTEFGVSVDPRGPSQVHVIDGEVEAITRRPSPPMKLSKGSAAALDGAGESVVAVEFRPREFLRPATLAWGLEQYSNEIAPHLVLPPSLKRDANLAQGATHLLLERRGIVTEADWENDSASVFEVTESGKTAARRSLVPAGARVDSYLFHASPSMGRGRRDLSGEVRFRRPVLAVITETDDLIRSKDVFGSPDVQYAPDVGHGLETVVGADAKDRVDVIELSEDRRTLRFSLNLGNAIDQFRVLVSADDVPALPADSRGKK
- a CDS encoding sigma-70 family RNA polymerase sigma factor — protein: MRRRFADTAETSLPVVDGFEEGVSSGEEARQAEFLGLYTRNYRSVYGLLLAFVADPAAADDLMQQTSMLLWAKYSEFDGEGEAPHEEFGRWARTIARNVARNFRRLQHSRPVIFDDDLLAKIAWTRAAADELLELRRGALKSCLKHLPAADAALLQACYGGNSNPAEQAAGSGRTRDAVYKALRRIRVRLYRCVSHRLHQEER